In Chaetodon auriga isolate fChaAug3 chromosome 7, fChaAug3.hap1, whole genome shotgun sequence, a genomic segment contains:
- the trip12 gene encoding E3 ubiquitin-protein ligase TRIP12 isoform X1 gives MSNRPNSNPGGSLRRSQRNTAAAQPQDHTVAGRLQSEQVKHKANSPPESRRPNSKASKATASSATGQSRGHSSRRSGLTLSVASFVLQDEPEAAGTSEQERPGHQSKSEGTRGLKRSEAPDQISTFGPTPAKKPKSLPPPRDNTSETKKGPAKSKKRSLASEPPASSGRGQSKKSGAAGASPIQKRKKADSLPGLSSTAGSLPNRTEGRTPKPTKLASKSAASAKAGCSNVTDSSSSASTSSSSSTTGTNSATTQGARVKQGKDQTKARRSRSASSPSPRRSTRDKEQAKTASSSKFEWAARFNPKVNLPKPKLSLPGSSKTETSKPGPSGLQAKLASLRKSTKKRSESPPAELPSFRRSTRQKTTGSCASTSRRGSGLGKRGAADARRQEKMADSDNNQDGANSSAARTDEASQGASASSSVAGAVGMTTSGESESDDSEMGRLQALLEARGLPPHLFGPLGPRMSQLFHRTIGSGASSKAQQLLQGLQATGDESQQLQAAIEMCQLLVMGNEETLGGFPVKSVVPALITLLQMEHNFDIMNHASRALTYMMEALPRSSAVVVDAIPVFLEKLQVIQFIDVAEQALTALEMLSRRHSKAILQAGGLADCLLYLEFFSINAQRNALAIAANCCQSITPDEFHFVADSLPLLTQRLTHQDKKSVESTCLCFARLVDNFQHEENLLQEVASRDLLTNIQQLLVVTPPVLSSGMFIMVVRMFSLMCSNCPCLAVQLMKQNIAETLRFLLCGASNGSCQEQIELVPRSPQELYELTSLICELMPCLPREGIFAVDVMLKKGSAQTTEGAIWQWRDDRGLWHPYNRIDSRIIETAHQNGEDEISLSTLGRVYTIDFNSMQQINEDTGTARGIQRKPNPLANPNTGSHQEVRREDARAQLMKEDPELAKCFIKTLFGVLYEVYSSSAGPAVRHKCLRAILRIIYFADAELLKDVLRNHAVSSHIASMLSSQDLKIVVGSLQMAEILMQKLPDVFSVYFRREGVMHQVKNLSESESFLVTSPPKACPSGTASLCTTTISTASTTSANNATPDLGSPSFQHSMDDSLDLSPQGRLSDVLKRKRLPKRGPRRPKYSPPRDDDKVDNQAKSPTSTQSPKSSFLASLNPRSWGKLGAQTNNANSEPSRTAGVSGLARAPPKDSISNNRDKIKAWIKEQASKFVERYFNSENVDGSNPALNVLQRLCTATEQLNLQVDGGLECLVEISSIVSESDVSSFEIQHSGLVKQLLVYLTSNTDRDLLSRDVRLKRFLNVFAGCPVPGMEPVGRLDPSENGPYLALVHKMNSCLSQMEQFPVKVHDFPSGNGNGSRGSQALKFFNTHQLKCHLQRHPDCTNVKQWKGGPVKIDPLALVQAIERYLVVRGYGRIREEDEDSDDDGSDDEIDESLAAQFLNSGSVRHRLQFYIGDHLLPYNMTVYQAVRQYSLQAEEERESTDDEANPLGRAGIWTKTHTIWYKPVREDEDGSKDAVGGKRGRAQTAPTKTSPRNAKKQDELWHDGVCPSVINPLETYLTSEPPETITFDDPSLEVNLLLRVLHSISRYWFYLYDNAVCKEIIPTSEFINSKLTAKANRQLQDPLVIMTGNIPTWLIELGKTCPFFFPFDTRQMLFYVTAFDRDRAMQRLLDTNPEINQSDSQDSRVAPRLDRKKRTINRDELLKQAESVMQDLGSSRAMLEIQYENEVGTGLGPTLEFYALVSQELQRADLGLWRGEEVTLANPKGSQEGTKYMFSTRGLFAVPFGRTTKPAHIAKIKMKFRFLGKLMAKAIMDFRLLDLPLGLPFYKWMLRHEMSISSHDLVNIDPSVAKSIQHLEDIIRQKKRLEQDRSQTRETLQQALESLNMNGCSVEDLGLDFTLPGFPNIELKKGGKDVPVTIYNLEEYLRLVVYWTLNEGVSRQFESFREGFESVFPLHHLQYFYPEELDQLLCGSKSETWDVKTLMECCRPDHGYTHDSRAVRFLFEVLSSFDAEQQRLFLQFVTGSPRLPVGGFRSLNPPLTIVRKTFESTENPDDFLPSVMTCVNYLKLPDYSSIETMREKLLIAAREGQQSFHLS, from the exons ATGTCCAACCGGCCTAATTCCAATCCAGGGGGGTCACTGCGCCGTTCACAGAGGAACACTGCTGCGGCCCAGCCACAAGACCACACAGTCGCAGGAAG GTTGCAGTCAGAGCAGGTAAAACATAAAGCAAATTCCCCACCTGAAAGTAGAAGACCTAATTCTAAGGCTTCCAAAGCCACAGCCAGCTCAGCCACTGGCCAGTCCAGAGGGCACAGCTCAAGAAG AAGCGGTCTTACTCTGTCCGTGGCTTCATTTGTGTTGCAAGACGAGCCAGAGGCTGCAGGGACATCTGAACAAGAGCGACCAGGCCACCAGTCAAAGAGTGAAGGCACCCGAGGGCTAAAGCGAAGCGAAGCTCCTGACCAAATTAGTACCTTTGGACCGACCCCTGCCAAGAAGCCCAAATCACTCCCACCACCCCGGGACAATACCTCAGAGACCAAGAAAGGCCCAGCTAAGTCCAAGAAGAGATCACTTGCTTCAGAACCACCTGCATCATCAGGTCGAGGCCAAAGCAAGAAGAGCGGGGCCGCTGGGGCCTCACCAATCCAGAAACGGAAGAAAGCGGACTCTCTCCCCGGTCTAAGTAGCACCGCTGGGTCCCTCCCCAATCGTACTGAGGGCAGAACTCCAAAACCCACCAAGCTGGCGTCTAAATCGGCCGCCTCAGCCAAAGCTGGGTGTAGCAACGTGAcagactcctcctcctccgcctccacttcttcctcttcctccaccacagGCACCAACAGCGCCACCACGCAGGGCGCCCGAGTTAAACAAGGAAAAGATCAGACCAAGGCACGGCGCTCTCGCTCAGCCTCAAGCCCGTCCCCACGCCGTAGTACCCGtgacaaggagcaggccaaaACTGCCAGCTCTTCAAAATTTGAGTGGGCAGCACGCTTCAACCCCAAAGTCAATCTGCCAAAACCCAAACTGTCCTTGCCCGGATCCTCCAAAACTGAGACCTCCAAACCTGGGCCATCAGGATTACAAGCTAAACTAGCAA GTTTGAGGAAATCTACTAAGAAGCGCAGCGAGTCTCCTCCAGCAGAGCTCCCCAGCTTTCGGCGGAGCACACGCCAGAAGACCACGGGCTCCTGTGCCAGCACCAg TCGGCGGGGCTCAGGCCTGGGCAAGCGCGGGGCAGCCGACGCTCGCCGACAGGAGAAAATGGCCGACTCTGACAACAACCAGGATGGGGCCAACTCATCAGCCGCTCGCACTGATGAGGCATCACAAGGGGCTTCTG CTTCAAGCTCAGTTGCTGGAGCAGTGGGTATGACCACCTCTGGAGAGAGTGAGTCTGATGACTCTGAAATGGGGAGGCTTCAAG CACTACTGGAGGCCAGGGGTCTTCCCCCACATCTTTTTGGGCCCCTGGGACCTCGCATGTCACAGCTGTTTCACAGGACCATTGGCAGTGGAGCCA GCTCCAAGGCTCAGCAGCTACTACAGGGCCTGCAGGCCACCGGTGATGAGTCTCAGCAGCTCCAAGCTGCTATTGAGATGTgccagctgctggtgatggGCAATGAGGAGACACTCGGCGGATTCCCTGTTAAGAGTGTGGTGCCTGCTTTG ATTACACTGTTACAAATGGAGCATAACTTTGATATT atgaatcaTGCCTCCCGTGCACTCACGTATATGATGGAGGCACTCCCTCGATCCTCTGCTGTGGTGGTCGATGCTATTCCTGTCTTCCTGGAGAAG CTTCAGGTGATCCAGTTCATTGACGTAGCAGAGCAGGCCCTGACAGCTCTGGAGATGTTGTCAAGGCGACACAGCAAAGCCATTTTGCAGGCT GGTGGGCTTGCTGACTGCCTCCTCTACCTGGAGTTCTTTAGCATCAATGCTCAGAGGAATGCTTTAGCCATTGCAGCTAACTGCTGCCAGAGCATCACTCCAGATGAGTTCCACTTTGTGGCTGATTCTCTGCCATTGTTGACTCAGAGACTCACACACCAG GATAAAAAATCCGTCGAAAGCACTTGTCTCTGTTTCGCCAGACTGGTGGACAACTTTCAACATGAAGAG AACCTGCTGCAGGAGGTTGCATCACGGGACCTGTTGACCaacattcagcagctgctcGTAGTGACCCCTCCTGTGCTCAGCTCGGGGATGTTTATCATGGTTGTGCGCATGTTTTCCCTTATGTGCTCTAACTGCCCCTGCCTGGCGGTCCAGCTTATGAAACAGA ATATAGCAGAAACTCTCCGTTTCCTCTTGTGTGGTGCATCAAATGGCAGCTGCCAGGAGCAGATTGAACTGGTACCTCGGAGCCCCCAGGAGCTCTATGAACTGACCTCCCTCATATG TGAGCTGATGCCCTGCCTGCCTAGAGAGGGCATCTTTGCAGTTGATGTAATGCTGAAGAAGGGCAGTGCCCAGACGACAGAGGGAGCAATCTGGCAGTGGAGGGACGACCGGGGACTGTGGCATCCTTATAACCGCATTGATAGCCGCATCATTGAG ACGGCTCACCAGAACGGGGAGGATGAGATCAGCTTGTCAACCCTGGGCCGTGTGTACACAATTGACTTCAACTCTATGCAGCAGATCAACGAAGACACAGGAACAGCACGCGGTATCCAGAGGAAGCCAAATCCTCTTGCCAACCCCAATACAG GGAGTCACCAGGAGGTTCGTCGAGAAGACGCGCGAGCCCAGTTGATGAAGGAGGACCCTGAGCTGGCAAAGTGCTTTATCAAAACTCTGTTTGGGGTCTTGTATGAGGTATACAGCTCATCAGCTGGCCCTGCCGTCAGACACAAGTGCCTTAGAGCCATCCTCAGGATCATCTACTTTGCtgatgcagagctgctgaaggatGTGCTGAGGAACCATGCTGTGTCCAG TCACATTGCCTCCATGCTATCCAGCCAGGACCTGAAGATTGTAGTAGGTTCTCTGCAGATGGCTGAGATCCTCATGCAGAAGCTGCCCGATGTCTTCAGTGTCTACTTCAGAAGAGAAG GCGTGATGCACCAGGTGAAGAACCTGTCAGAGTCTGAGAGCTTTCTAGTTACTAGTCCCCCGAAGGCTTGCCCGAGTGGCACTGCCAGCTTGTGCACTACCACCATCAGCACTGCATCCACCACATCTGCTAATAATGCAACTCCTGATCTGGGCTCACCCAGCTTCCAACACAGCATGGACGACTCACTGGACCTCAGCCCACAGGG GCGATTAAGCGATGTCCTAAAGAGGAAACGGCTACCTAAAAGAGGGCCCAGAAGGCCCAAATACTCTCCCCCAAGAGATGATGATAAAGTAGACAATCAGG CCAAGAGCCCTACCAGTACTCAGTCACCCAAATCGTCCTTCCTGGCCAGTCTTAATCCCAGGAGCTGGGGCAAGCTGGGTGCCCAGACCAACAATGCCAACTCAGAGCCCTCACGCACAGCGGGGGTGAGTGGCCTGGCACGGGCACCTCCGAAGGACTCAATTTCAAATAACAG AGACAAAATAAAGGCATGGATCAAAGAACAGGCAAGTAAGTTTGTGGAGCGATACTTCAACTCCGAAAATGTGGATGGCAGCAACCCTGCATTGAATGTACTCCAGAGACTTTGCACAGCCACGGAGCAGCTCAACCTGCAG GTGGACGGTGGTTTGGAGTGCCTGGTGGAGATCTCCAGTATCGTATCAGAATCCGACGTGTCGTCTTTCGAGATCCAGCACAGTGGGCTGGTGAAGCAGCTCCTGGTCTATCTGACCTCCAACACCGACAGGGACTTGCTCAGCCGCGATGTGCGGCTCAAGAGGTTCCTCAATGTGTTCGCTGGCTGTCCG GTTCCAGGAATGGAACCTGTTGGTCGTTTGGACCCATCAGAAAATGGGCCATACCTGGCACTTGTACACAAAATGAACAGCTGCCTGAGCCAAATGGAGCAGTTCCCAGTCAAAGTGCATGATTTCCCCAGTGGCAACGGCAATGGCAGCAG GGGTTCTCAGGCACTGAAGTTCTTTAACACACATCAGCTCAAGTGTCACCTGCAGAGACATCCAGATTGCACTAATGTTAAACAGTGGAAAGGCGGTCCTGTGAAGATAGACCCCCTGGCCCTGGTGCAAGCCATTGAGCGATATCTTGTTGTCAGAG GGTACGGCCGAATCcgagaagaggatgaagacagTGATGACGACGGTTCAGATGATGAAATCGATGAATCACTC GCAGCACAGTTCCTGAATTCTGGCAGTGTACGTCACAGACTACAGTTCTACATTGGTGACCACCTGCTACCATACAACATGACAGTATACCAGGCCGTGAGGCAGTACAGTCTtcaagcagaggaagaaagggagtCAACGGATGATGAGGCAAACCCATTGGGGCGAGCTGGAATCTGGACCAAAACGCACACAATAtg GTATAAGCCTGTGAGAGAAGACGAGGACGGCAGCAAAGACGCTGTGGGTGGAAAGAGGGGCCGAGCCCAGACTGCTCCCACCAAAACCTCACCTCGCAACGCCAAGAAGCAAGATGAGCTGTGGCATG ATGGTGTGTGTCCCAGTGTCATCAATCCTTTAGAGACATACCTCACTTCGGAGCCACCAGAGACCATAACCTTTGATGACCCCTCTTTAGAGgtcaacctgctgctgagggTCCTGCACTCCATCAGTCGATACTGGTTCTACTTGTATGAT AATGCTGTGTGTAAGGAGATCATCCCCACCAGTGAGTTCATAAACAGTAAGCTGACAGCCAAAGCTAACCGTCAGCTACAAGACCCCCTGGTCATCATGACGGGAAACATCCCTACTTGGCTCATTGAGCTTGGAAAGACCTG cCCGTTCTTCTTTCCCTTTGACACCCGGCAGATGTTGTTCTATGTAACTGCCTTTGATCGAGACAGAGCCATGCAACGCCTACTAGACACAAACCCTGagatcaaccaatcagattcTCAGGACAGCAGAGTTGCACCACGTCTTGACAGAAAGAAG aggaCGATAAACCGTGATGAGCTGCTAAAACAGGCCGAGTCTGTGATGCAGGACCTCGGCAGCTCAAGGGCAATGTTGGAGATTCAGTATGAGAATGAG GTTGGCACGGGGCTTGGCCCCACCCTGGAGTTCTACGCTCTGGTGTCTCAGGAGCTCCAGCGGGCCGATCTCGGCCTGTGGAGGGGTGAAGAGGTCACGCTGGCCAATCCTAAAG GAAGCCAAGAAGGAACTAAGTACATGTTCAGCACCAGAGGACTGTTTGCTGTTCCCTTCGGCAGGACGACCAAACCAGCACACATAGccaaaatcaaaatgaagttCCGTTTCTTAGGAAAGCTAATGGCCAAAGCCATTATGGACTTCAGACTG CTGGACCTTCCCCTGGGACTGCCATTTTATAAGTGGATGCTACGGCATGAGATGTCCATAAGCTCCCACGACCTGGTGAACATTGATCCCAGTGTAGCCAAGTCCATCCAGCACTTGGAGGATATTATCCGCCAGAAGAAGAGGCTGGAGCAGGACCGATCACAG ACAAGGGAGACCCTTCAGCAGGCACTGGAGAGCCTGAACATGAACGGCTGCTCAGTGGAGGACCTGGGCTTGGACTTCACCCTTCCAGGATTCCCGAACATTGAGCTGAAAAAGGGCGGCAAAGACGTCCCAGTCACAATCTACAACCTGGAGGAGTACCTCAGA TTGGTGGTGTACTGGACTCTAAATGAAGGAGTGTCCAGACAGTTCGAGTCATTCAGGGAAGGGTTTGAGTCAGTCTTCCCCTTGCATCACCTGCAGTATTTCTATCCAGAGGAG CTTGACCAGTTGCTGTGTGGCAGTAAATCAGAGACGTGGGACGTCAAGACAC